A segment of the Candidatus Pelagisphaera phototrophica genome:
ACCAAGGCAAGGACAGGCAGAAGGACGCCAGGGTAGAGGCGACCCAGCAGCAATGGCGACCCGCGTAAAGGAACAGCTCAGCGTCGCATTCAAAAAGGCCGACACGGACGAAAACGGTGAACTCTCCAAAGAGGAGTTTGCCAAAATGCCTCAAGGCCGAGGGCCTCGCGGTGGCGGACAACGCGGCCCAAGAGCGGGCGGGGCCTAATCGGCAAAACCCTTTAGCTCAATCCATTCGATCGCTACATACCTTCGGGTTGCAGCGTCTCTTTAGAGCTTTTGCTCTTCCTCGAGGGCTTCAACCTCCTCTTTTTCCACCGCACGCACTTCTGTTTCTGCCTCGTAAGCCAGGATCGAGTCCATTAACATCGCTGCTTGGGGATGGTCCTTATCCCAAGCCAACGTATAGATAAACTCGCTTTTAGCTGCGGTATAGTCCTGCTGAAAATAGTGGATGTATCCTAAAACAAAGTGCGCTTTGTAGTCCCTTGGATAATCGCTCACCCAGCGAGCGAGCGATTCGCAGTGCTCTTCAAACCAATCTGGATTCGCGTACAACTCCGCGACGCTGAATTCAACTTCCGTCCACTCTGGGACCAACTCCATTCCGCGAATCAAGTCTTCATAGGCAGTTCGGTAGTCAGCTATGGCTATATGGGCCTGCGCCCGGGCCAAATAAAGAACCCCATTTTCAGGATCCGCATCGATCGACTCGTTAAAGGCAATTACCGATTCGTAAAAGCTTCCTTTGGCAAAAGCCGCGTAAGCCCGACTCAGTGGAGATGAATCCTCATAAACATCCACCGGATCTTCCTCAATGTATGCCGATTTTTCGTATACATATTTTGGCACATTTCGACGGCGAAAGTCTCCCAGATTCACAAAAAAGTAGAAATTGTTTTTCCTGCCTCGAGTGTAGTAGTTT
Coding sequences within it:
- a CDS encoding tetratricopeptide repeat protein, with the translated sequence MPKYVYEKSAYIEEDPVDVYEDSSPLSRAYAAFAKGSFYESVIAFNESIDADPENGVLYLARAQAHIAIADYRTAYEDLIRGMELVPEWTEVEFSVAELYANPDWFEEHCESLARWVSDYPRDYKAHFVLGYIHYFQQDYTAAKSEFIYTLAWDKDHPQAAMLMDSILAYEAETEVRAVEKEEVEALEEEQKL